Sequence from the Ostrea edulis chromosome 8, xbOstEdul1.1, whole genome shotgun sequence genome:
GTAGCTTGATTATCAGAACAGGGAGgccttttaaagaaattaaccAAATTAAATAAcctatctttaaaaaattataattcataAAACAACATTTGAGCGACGTACTTTGCTTAATTACAGAGATACAATGATGGTAAAATTATATTAtggtaaaaatatataaataaatccTTCTTAAAAATGTTGTTTCATACCTAGAAGAGGGAGGAACTTGTCTATTGATTTCTTCCCATACATTTTCAAAGTCAGGAGATGTTTCCAAATCACTGTTTAATCAACAAATTAAGAGAAATTAAAGACGTGTATTTTCAAGACCATTAATCGagagcacacacacacacacacacacacacacacacacacacacacacaccctctctCACACatattatacatacattttaaagcatcaagtttttaaaaaatttctttaaagCGTAGATAGTTAAATTAAAAAACGAAGTATAACATGTGATAATTCTTACAAggtatttaattatattttaaaaagttttacatgttaaaaattaaaatctaaatgctggaattcttgaattttttttctgtaattacttataaaagcatttttaaaaaaactattTTACTTACAATAAATCAGAGAAATCCTCCATGTTATCAACCTGATGATTAACTGTTTTCAGAAAAACCGAGTTGTATAAATTTGTCTGAACAAGTCTAGATTATATACCCTGCAAAATTGTGTGTAGGATTAAGCAAAAGTCACGCATTAAACCGACTTTTTGCGATTTTCTTTTTTCCCACTCCCCTCCTCTTTTTTAAGTATGGGGGCTGGGGTACCAGTATTGACATTAAGGGAGGATACTACACGTCACAAGTGGGTGTATAATAGAATTTACCTCACGACCCTGGTGTCTTTAAATTAACTGATGTCATGCTTTCTTTATTCATCTTTGAATTGACCGCTTCTATTTACGTATCTGCGTGACACGTAAGAAAACTTGTTATCACGCACCACTGTACGTGATTAACGATATATACCTAGTTAAAAAAAGCCAGTTGTACCCAAAAATTGTGTGTGTAATATACTCCCGATAGATGGATCTGAGACTACATCATCGTAATAagcagacacacacacacacacacatactggtTTTTATGGCATAGAGAGGTACCTTGTTCCATACCCACGTCCTGAGGTCTACCTTTATTTGACGAATTATTTGAATCATAAATGCAGCAGACAACAAAGTTTGGTATATTTAACACAAAAATCAATCGTATGACttgatattttgcattttaaGTTATGCGTATACTACATACAACGCGAGGTGCATACCTCAGAATGTGCCACACAGACCACACACACATCAGGCAAGTCATTTAGAGGTACCATCCCACATATTGTTTTATAGGTATTTCTTACAAACACACTGATGTCTACCTTAATATATTAATAAAGTTAACAAGTTTACAAGTTTATTAAATCAATTACAAGTTAAACAAAGCTTACAAGCATgtactatttttaaaagaaagttggAAAAGAAACAATACTGTACATTGTTGAGAAAAATACAATCAATACAACTATTGAAAAgcccaaatgaaaaaaaaaattgtatggtTCTGGatacatgccccccccccccccccctaccaaAAAAATAGGGTCGGTTGCCTGggatttttaacattttaatttatcttttatttttgaatttggtGGTCTCGTTTGGAATGTGGTTATATAGCCCGTACTACTCATTCCtttgaatgataaaaaattaaaattaagcAGGTCTGataaaaatgttaatggaaataaaatactTTATCAGAAAAGTTAATTTAcccatttcttttatttttggcAGTCCACTATAAAGTGCTTGGGTGGGGGGAAAAATAGGTTCGGTCGGGCACCGGAAccatacatattttttatttggcctAATTGATTTAGACATACTTTTGTCACATACATACCAACATTATCAACATTGGCAAATATAACAATTATGAACTAAACATTGgcatttcaacaaattattTTGACAAAACCTTCTTTTTGCTAATTTAAACATTATGCACagtattttttttgttttattaaatgcatatttttgtGCACAAATTATTTAACTTATAAATCTTTGTTTAAAGGTAATACTATCTATAAAAACAATccataagaaaaaaaaaatagattaaaaaaagtttatttttccAACATACGTATATTCTTCAAGAGCAAAACCATCTTGCACAACACCAAGCAGTATTATATTAAATTTTTAATcccaaaaatgtttgttttatatgtcaAGGGGCTTCATTGTCTCTAAGTTCCttataacatttaaattgtGAAGTTCTACAATCTTCTGGAAAAGATCAAGTTATATATGCATAATTATAGAAATTTATTCCAACACATATATTATAAGAGTGAATAAAGcaacataaaacatttaattaagaAACAAATTTTTGTACATGTCACAATGCCTTAactataaagaaaaatatactAACTATTGTGCAAGTATAATCTATTTATATagaaattgttcaaaagtttCCAAGGAACTTATCAGTTaataatcattaaaacatgAGAATGGAGAAAGAAGTGTTCCCCAGGGTAACATAGTCTATATGAAGAAATGCCCGGTACTAtgtaacattaaaaataacataaGGAATATGTTAAAGCACCTCTTTTACAAATCTACTGAATGATAGAATGTGTATTCTAACATGATAAGCATTTTCTCTCTATACACATGTAGAAAAATCATCATAGTAAAATCTACACTATACGATGCAGTAAAAACTCACAGTTTTATGATCAGTCGAGACAATTTATTCAACGATACAACAATATGGTAACGCAGTTATTATTTCGATTCTAACATATACAATTAGTGGGTTTTAACCTAAAACAAAACGGAACTGTATTATTGAAGTGTGCATCTGCGACGTCAAGTCATCATCACAGAACTTTGACATCAGAGAGAATTCAAATTCTTAAAATAATAATGTAAATTAgctattgtatatataaaatgaaatcatattatTTGTTACGtctgaaattaataaaattgtctttacaaatcgATTTATTAAAAAGGAAAAGGAAAGGAAACCTCAACAGGCACTGACTGATGCTATTTTTAGACTGCTTTAAATTATTGCGTGATAAAACACGGTTGATTTTCTTCTTTGTCCAATGTAAGGAAAAGTGGGATCATGTTTGAATTAACAGTCTACAGGTCTATATCAACTTcttggtttttttcttttcactaGTAATCCAGTTATGAATGgtgttctttatttttttccagGACAATCTGCTCAGAACTTCATATTTCTTTATCACTTTTTCACAGTCTTCACACCGAAGTTCCTTTCTCAAAGCGATATTGGTTTTGAACAGCGACTTCAGGAGCTGACTCTGTTCTTCACTGAGTTTTTGTACACATTCTGAAAAAATCCATAACAGTTGCCTATTATGTTCCATGATGACCAGCAACAAGCATCTAAGAAATATAATTAATTGTAAAATATGTAAGCGCTCTGCTTAGTAACCTTGACCATGATCAAAGTGACTTGGATCTTGCACATGACACATCATCTGTCAATGGTTATTCCTTGTCATGTGTTCTTAAAATCCTTTCGTAAACGTTTAAGATACGAAGCAACATGACTGCTATTGTCTGTATGTACAAATGATAAACAATTACCAAAGTTTGAACACTGACCTTGCATGACACACCTGTCAATGGTTACTCCttgtgtcatttttttttaaaaaatatctttccATTAATTATTAGGTTATCGAGCCGATACAACTACTACTATATGTATAACCATCAGTATGTGGAAAACATGACAAATTTCAATGAAGACCTTATGAAATATGACTATGGAATGCTATTTtggttttaaaacaaaaccCACTTACTGGGTTGGCGTGATGAGGTCACAGTTGTACTGGGTTGGCGTGATGAGGTCACAGTTGCACTGGGTTTAGCCACTGTCAGATTGTCCATGTCAGATGATTCAGGATCTGAaagatgttaattttaaaaaatggttttTACATGAACAATATTAGAATAAAAAGGCCTTATAGAGtaaagtgaccttgacttttgagaTCATCATGAGGCAAGGTCATGGTAACATTATTTCATTGTGGTGAACAAAACTttaaactctttaaaaaaaatccgacCTATTTAAATAACAATGTTATTGCTCAGACTTTAAAATGGGACAGATGAACAGACATATGGACAACTGTATTGCTCCCCCGAATGGAATTATTCATTTAAGCATAAAAACTAAAGAGCTAACGACTGCATATATTGTTTATCGAGTACATAATAAAGCCTAAAGAAGACAAAGTATGAAAATAGTTTTATTGGCctaaacattattttatttccatAAATGTTTccagtaaaaaaaaacttactctGAATGCCTTGTACTTCATCCTCTTGGTCCTCTTGATTATCATTCTCGTCCATTTCTTCCTCACTGCTTAACTCGGCAGCTGTAGAAGAATTTATGGTTATAAAATGGTGCCACAGAATATATTGTTGTAATTTGGTTTGTAATCATTGAAATTCACAGGTGAAAAACTGTTTAAGATATTGCAGCACAAATAAACCCCAACCGCGATTCACAAGCAGTActacaaaataatacacaaaatTTATAATTCCTTGGTTCAAACCAATTTTAAGGAGCAATTTGGACAAAGGTTTGGACGAACAGGTGGAAGGATGATGTGATATTAAGGCTTCTGCATGATACTCATGGGGCCCTAACCAGAACTTTACCTTGTCATGGACATTGTTAAAaggccaaagaaaattttgttttaaagcaTATCATTGCAAATGTTACTTACTCTCGTCCAAAGGAATTTCCTCTAGAGACTTTCCGCTGTATTGTCCAATTGATCCATTATTCAAAGCTGTCAGTAGGCGTCCCATTTTAGCGACCTGTAGAGTTTCCTGAGGAAGCCGATAAAAAGATCGGTGAACGGTTATGTCATGGCCCATAAAGGTTGCCATAATTTCCAGATCATTCTTGTTCAAACTTAAAACCTGTGCAACTGTGGCTACATGTTTTCGAAGTCTCGTGCTTGTAATCATTTCTGGATTGGTCAAACCTGCTGCCTTTGAAAAAGTCCTCAAGACATCAGCACTCCTCAGTGCTTCTAAAGAACCATAGTTAGGCCTAggaaatacatatttattttctttggcAACACCTGCTGTATCTCTCCATCTCAAAAGAAGTTCAATGCACCTCTTAGCCTTTTGTGTCAGTAGAACTGGAACAGTGCGCCCCCTTTTACCCCTGATTTCCACTCTTGACAATGTGTCCAGAAGGATTCTTTCAGTTGCACTTAGAGCTTCCATAACTTCTTGCGGACAATCTTTGTTCTGTGTTCTTAAACAGTAAGCACCTACCAGCAATCTCTGAGTTTCTCCACCGCGCCTACGATTAAACAGTACAAGCTGGGCCAAAGTCATCTGATTGAGCAATTCCCATTCAGCCCTGTCAAAACGGTTATGAAGCGTTTCCAGTAGGGACTCTGTTTTTTGGTCTAGGAATTTGTTGAGTCGTATGATGTCTTCCGATAATGGCAACAAGTAGCCTTTGTTCATCTTGTTTCTTGTCAATGTTTGCAAAGCAGAACTTGAAATTTCATCAGTCCATTCGTTCTCGCAGAGTGTCAAGAAATTGTCTGCTCTGCTTCCTCCCTCAACATCGCCATTGATCAGGGCTTCTGATTTTGCCACTTTTGCACATTTTTTCAGCAGGTGTCCTAACTTGAGAGCTAAAGAAGGATTTTTGTAAGTATTTGTCACTTCATTGAACTCGCACAAAACCTTGGTGGACTTAACTGCCAATGGAAACTTCTCAGGGTCAATAATGTCATTTAAACAATTGATGCTTAAATCTTGGGTTTTTGCGCATATCAAAAACCGCCCAAGTTCCCTCATTTTTTGACTGATGTGGGAATAGAGATGTGTCAAATGTCCATGTTTTTGATACAGTTTTTCACCAACTTTCAGTATAATAGCATCATTACGTGCAGCGATGGTTACCTCATCCCTTACCATTTTGCCAAAAACCTTCTCCTTCAGTCCTGCATGTATGGAGTTAGAAGCAGGCAAGAGTAGGGCTGCATCTGCTTGGACTCTCCTGGACTTCTGCTTCCCTGTGCGTAATTTGCACACCTGCTTGTGCCTCCAAAGACCTTCCTTTAAGAAAAAACCCAAGCATTCATCACAAGGAAGATAATCCTCTGGCTTTGAGTCATTTGATTGTCTTGCAACAACAACAAGTTCACCACTTTCCTTTTTTAATACACTAACATTGTGTTTATAGTTTCCAGCATTTCGTAAGCGTGTTATTTCTGCAGTTCGATTCTTTGATCTCAGGGGCAAACgcattattttttgtacttcTGTTTCTGTTTTGTGTGATTTTAGGTAGTGCTTTCTGATGTTTGTCGAACTTTTCTCACAGAAAAGACAGTACTCCTTTTTATCCCACTTTCTGCCCTTTTCATTATTACTTTTCTGGATGGTAATCTTTGCCTTTTTATTTAAAGCACCATCTGTGGTTGAAGTAACCTCTTGATTTGATGTAATCTTTGCCTTTTTAGTTGAAGTACCATCTGTGGTTGTAGTTACCTCTTGATTTGATGTGTACACAGTTGTTTGTTTATTATATCGTCGTTTTACACCtgtacttgtttgttttttcaaagaGAATGCTGAATTTTCATTCAGAGGTATTACGTCAGATATATCGGATGAGTTGGACACACAGTCAGATTCTAAACTGAAGTCTGGGTCATCATCGTTGTCATCAAAGCTCTCTGTCTCACTGACATCTGTGACCTCTGGTTCTGAAAATCAACAAATACTTTTATTTATTCTGCACATACTTATTAGAAATGTCTTTATAAATACTTTAGTACAGACCCTGGAGTATGAAGTACTTATGAGTATTTTTGAATACTTTTTTTTACTTAATGATGagacacacaaaaaaatatcactcACAAGTCAAAACTGAACTAAGCACTTCCTTAAAGACCATGGTTGTACGGAATTAGTATGATTCAAAACTACAGCATTTAGTTATTGAGGTCAAAAAGTGTATGAAGCAATTCAAAGgtaaaaatatatcattgaaTGTACAGACATTCTGAGGTACaaggaacacacacacacacacacacacaatagaATGCTTTGTTTTAACTGAACACACAGACAGAGGTATTCTTGATCTATTGTAAAAGTAACAACAATATGACTCATGGAAATGGAGAACACCATGACCAACAACAAGAGCGCTTGGAGGCACAATACATGCCCGAAGGTGTAGTTGACCAGGACATAAGCTGAAAGGTTTCTatggaaataattttaaaatcctTCCATCAGTAATAAAGTTATAATCAGACACATAATTGATATAGGTGGGTGAATGCACCCTGGGTCCATTGAATGTttgagatgtacatgtatattgtatgcgACACACCGTCTCGATATACTGTATGTTtctatgaaataattttaaaatgcaaCTACCTGTAacaaagttatggcccggactaAAATTGATAATGGGGGCGTgaatgcacccccccccccccccccgaccatTTAATGTTTGATATACGGGCCTGAAAATTGTACGCAACACATCGCCTAGATGTACTGTATGTTACTgtgaaataatttaaaaatcgaACTACCAGAAGAAATTTATAGCCCGGACAAAACAATTgctaatggggggggggggggggggggggcaaatgcACCCTTCAGTCCGATTAATGTTTGGGACCTGGATATTGTATGCGACACATCGTCTCGAGGTAATGTATGTTACTGTGAAGTACTGCAAGTAAGAAAGTTAAGGCCCAGAAAAGAAATTGTCAACGGCCGGCTGGCTGTATGGACGGACGGAGAGACGATGgaggccataacataatacgacccttcgggcgtataaaaatgccTTGCCTAGTCTACAAAGCCCATTTGAATTATCATGGTCTAAGACCACATTTTTATAATAATCTGACGCACCTATAAAGCTTTTTCCTTTGGTCCTGGATTCAAAACTGAAATCTAGTTCATTATCGGTGTCATCGAAGCTCTCTATCTCACTGACATCTGTGACCTCTGGTTCTGAAATTAACAAACacttaatatttattttggaaGGATTTAGACCCACAGCATTTATTTATTGTGCTTTAATGCAATAAAAAGATATCACATTGACAGCAGAGACACGTTTTGTGATACATATGCTTATCAGAAATGACTTAGTAATTACTCTAGTACAGACCCTTCAGTATGTAGTACTCAAGAGCATTTTTGAGTACCGACATTTTAATAAATTAACCCCATTTGATTAGTAGTTAGACACACAAAAAATTGTCATTCACATGTCAAAACTGAATTTGTATGATTAAAACCTACAGCATTTAGCTATTGGGGTCAAAAAGTGTATAGAGCAATTCAAAGgtaaaaatatatcattgaaTGTACAAACATTGTGAGGTACAaggaacacacacacactagaATGCTTTTGTTTCCAACTTAACACATACAGACAGAGGTATCTATATATTCTTGTAAAGGTAACAACAATAcgaacaagagcaacgccagcgtggcataatacgcccgtacaGATTTCAGTGGGGTTCATATTTCAGCAGAGTTAGTACTGTCCTTTAAATGCTAATTCGGTCTGTATTCCGCCTACAacgttttcctactaagtgaaactacgaccttgacctttgacctacgaccttgagaaacaataggcatcttcctctcatcatggtgatcaattGTAGCAAGTTGTATgattctggagcttacggttctgTCTGTATCCCGCCTACAACGTTTTCCTAATACGTgacactacgaccttgaccttagacctccgaccttgaaaaacaatagggaccttcctctcatcatggtgatcaattATACCAAGTTGTATGATCCTGGAGCATACGGTTCGTTCTGTATCCCGCCTACAACGTTTTCCTAATACGTgacactacgaccttgacctttgacctacgaccttgaaaaacaatagggatcttcCTCTTACCATGGTGATCAATTATACCAAGTTGTATGATCCTGGAGCATACGGTTCATTCTGTATCCCGCCTACAACGTTTTCTTAATACGTgacactacgaccttgacctttgacctacgaccttgaaaaacaatagggatcttcCTCTCACCATGGTGATCAATTATACCAAGTTGTATGATCTTGGAGCATACGGTTCGTTCTGTATCCCGCCTACAACGTTTTCTTAATACGTgacactacgaccttgacctttgacctacgaccttgaaaaacaatagggatcttcCTCTCACCATGGTGATCAATTATACCAAGTTGTATGATCCTGGAGCATACGGTTCGTTCTGTATCCCGCCTACAacgttttcctactaagtgacactacgaccttgacccttgacctacgaccttgaaaaacaatagggatcttcCTCTCACCATGGTGATCAATTATACCAAGTTGTATGATCCTGGAGCATACG
This genomic interval carries:
- the LOC125662207 gene encoding uncharacterized protein LOC125662207 isoform X7; protein product: MVMNGYMVRQSDLLVLDDVGIDVRNEPSSIADKASSTSSPDFESSTEGNSLRDDVGIDVRNEPSSIADKASSTSSPDFESSTKGNILRDDIGIDVRNEPSSIADKASSTSSPDFKSSIKGNSLRDDMGIDVRNEPSSIADKASSTSSPDFESSIKGNSLRDDVGIDVRNEPSSIADKASSTSSPDFESSTKGNILRDDIGIDVRNEPSSIADKASSTSSPDFKSSIKGNSLRDDMGIDVRNEPSSIADKASSTSSPDFESSIKGNSLRDEDGIDVRNEPSSIADKASFSSSPDFESSTKGNSLRDDDGIDVRNEPSSIADKASSTSSPDFESSIKGNILRDDVGIDVRNEPSSIADKASSTSSPDFESSIKGNSLRDDDGIDVRNEPSSIADKASSTSSPDFESSIKGNILREPEVTDVSEIESFDDTDNELDFSFESRTKGKSFIEPEVTDVSETESFDDNDDDPDFSLESDCVSNSSDISDVIPLNENSAFSLKKQTSTGVKRRYNKQTTVYTSNQEVTTTTDGTSTKKAKITSNQEVTSTTDGALNKKAKITIQKSNNEKGRKWDKKEYCLFCEKSSTNIRKHYLKSHKTETEVQKIMRLPLRSKNRTAEITRLRNAGNYKHNVSVLKKESGELVVVARQSNDSKPEDYLPCDECLGFFLKEGLWRHKQVCKLRTGKQKSRRVQADAALLLPASNSIHAGLKEKVFGKMVRDEVTIAARNDAIILKVGEKLYQKHGHLTHLYSHISQKMRELGRFLICAKTQDLSINCLNDIIDPEKFPLAVKSTKVLCEFNEVTNTYKNPSLALKLGHLLKKCAKVAKSEALINGDVEGGSRADNFLTLCENEWTDEISSSALQTLTRNKMNKGYLLPLSEDIIRLNKFLDQKTESLLETLHNRFDRAEWELLNQMTLAQLVLFNRRRGGETQRLLVGAYCLRTQNKDCPQEVMEALSATERILLDTLSRVEIRGKRGRTVPVLLTQKAKRCIELLLRWRDTAGVAKENKYVFPRPNYGSLEALRSADVLRTFSKAAGLTNPEMITSTRLRKHVATVAQVLSLNKNDLEIMATFMGHDITVHRSFYRLPQETLQVAKMGRLLTALNNGSIGQYSGKSLEEIPLDETAELSSEEEMDENDNQEDQEDEVQGIQNPESSDMDNLTVAKPSATVTSSRQPSTTVTSSRQPKCVQKLSEEQSQLLKSLFKTNIALRKELRCEDCEKVIKKYEVLSRLSWKKIKNTIHNWITSEKKKTKKLI
- the LOC125662207 gene encoding uncharacterized protein LOC125662207 isoform X2 → MGDDVGIDVRNEPSSIADKASSTSSPDFESSTEGNSLRDDVGIDVRNEPSSIADKASSTSSPDFESSTKGNILRDDIGIDVRNEPSSIADKASSTSSPDFKSSIKGNSLRDDMGIDVRNEPSSIADKASSTSSPDFESSIKGNSLRDDVGIDVRNEPSSIADKASSTSSPDFESSTKGNILRDDIGIDVRNEPSSIADKASSTSSPDFKSSIKGNSLRDDMGIDVRNEPSSIADKASSTSSPDFESSIKGNSLRDEDGIDVRNEPSSIADKASFSSSPDFESSTKGNSLRDDDGIDVRNEPSSIADKASSTSSPDFESSIKGNILRDDVGIDVRNEPSSIADKASSTSSPDFESSIKGNSLRDDDGIDVRNEPSSIADKASSTSSPDFESSIKGNILRDDVGIDVRNEPSSIADKASSSSSPGFESSTNENSLREPEVTDVSEIESFDDTDNELDFSFESRTKGKSFIEPEVTDVSETESFDDNDDDPDFSLESDCVSNSSDISDVIPLNENSAFSLKKQTSTGVKRRYNKQTTVYTSNQEVTTTTDGTSTKKAKITSNQEVTSTTDGALNKKAKITIQKSNNEKGRKWDKKEYCLFCEKSSTNIRKHYLKSHKTETEVQKIMRLPLRSKNRTAEITRLRNAGNYKHNVSVLKKESGELVVVARQSNDSKPEDYLPCDECLGFFLKEGLWRHKQVCKLRTGKQKSRRVQADAALLLPASNSIHAGLKEKVFGKMVRDEVTIAARNDAIILKVGEKLYQKHGHLTHLYSHISQKMRELGRFLICAKTQDLSINCLNDIIDPEKFPLAVKSTKVLCEFNEVTNTYKNPSLALKLGHLLKKCAKVAKSEALINGDVEGGSRADNFLTLCENEWTDEISSSALQTLTRNKMNKGYLLPLSEDIIRLNKFLDQKTESLLETLHNRFDRAEWELLNQMTLAQLVLFNRRRGGETQRLLVGAYCLRTQNKDCPQEVMEALSATERILLDTLSRVEIRGKRGRTVPVLLTQKAKRCIELLLRWRDTAGVAKENKYVFPRPNYGSLEALRSADVLRTFSKAAGLTNPEMITSTRLRKHVATVAQVLSLNKNDLEIMATFMGHDITVHRSFYRLPQETLQVAKMGRLLTALNNGSIGQYSGKSLEEIPLDETAELSSEEEMDENDNQEDQEDEVQGIQNPESSDMDNLTVAKPSATVTSSRQPSTTVTSSRQPKCVQKLSEEQSQLLKSLFKTNIALRKELRCEDCEKVIKKYEVLSRLSWKKIKNTIHNWITSEKKKTKKLI
- the LOC125662207 gene encoding uncharacterized protein LOC125662207 isoform X6 → MVMNGYMVRQSDLLVLDDVGIDVRNEPSSIADKASSTSSPDFESSTEGNSLRDDVGIDVRNEPSSIADKASSTSSPDFESSTKGNILRDDMGIDVRNEPSSIADKASSTSSPDFESSIKGNSLRDDVGIDVRNEPSSIADKASSTSSPDFESSTKGNILRDDIGIDVRNEPSSIADKASSTSSPDFKSSIKGNSLRDDMGIDVRNEPSSIADKASSTSSPDFESSIKGNSLRDEDGIDVRNEPSSIADKASFSSSPDFESSTKGNSLRDDDGIDVRNEPSSIADKASSTSSPDFESSIKGNILRDDVGIDVRNEPSSIADKASSTSSPDFESSIKGNSLRDDDGIDVRNEPSSIADKASSTSSPDFESSIKGNILRDDVGIDVRNEPSSIADKASSSSSPGFESSTNENSLREPEVTDVSEIESFDDTDNELDFSFESRTKGKSFIEPEVTDVSETESFDDNDDDPDFSLESDCVSNSSDISDVIPLNENSAFSLKKQTSTGVKRRYNKQTTVYTSNQEVTTTTDGTSTKKAKITSNQEVTSTTDGALNKKAKITIQKSNNEKGRKWDKKEYCLFCEKSSTNIRKHYLKSHKTETEVQKIMRLPLRSKNRTAEITRLRNAGNYKHNVSVLKKESGELVVVARQSNDSKPEDYLPCDECLGFFLKEGLWRHKQVCKLRTGKQKSRRVQADAALLLPASNSIHAGLKEKVFGKMVRDEVTIAARNDAIILKVGEKLYQKHGHLTHLYSHISQKMRELGRFLICAKTQDLSINCLNDIIDPEKFPLAVKSTKVLCEFNEVTNTYKNPSLALKLGHLLKKCAKVAKSEALINGDVEGGSRADNFLTLCENEWTDEISSSALQTLTRNKMNKGYLLPLSEDIIRLNKFLDQKTESLLETLHNRFDRAEWELLNQMTLAQLVLFNRRRGGETQRLLVGAYCLRTQNKDCPQEVMEALSATERILLDTLSRVEIRGKRGRTVPVLLTQKAKRCIELLLRWRDTAGVAKENKYVFPRPNYGSLEALRSADVLRTFSKAAGLTNPEMITSTRLRKHVATVAQVLSLNKNDLEIMATFMGHDITVHRSFYRLPQETLQVAKMGRLLTALNNGSIGQYSGKSLEEIPLDETAELSSEEEMDENDNQEDQEDEVQGIQNPESSDMDNLTVAKPSATVTSSRQPSTTVTSSRQPKCVQKLSEEQSQLLKSLFKTNIALRKELRCEDCEKVIKKYEVLSRLSWKKIKNTIHNWITSEKKKTKKLI
- the LOC125662207 gene encoding uncharacterized protein LOC125662207 isoform X4, which produces MVMNGYMVRQSDLLVLDDVGIDVRNEPSSIADKASSTSSPDFESSTEGNSLRDDVGIDVRNEPSSIADKASSTSSPDFESSTKGNILRDDIGIDVRNEPSSIADKASSTSSPDFKSSIKGNSLRDDMGIDVRNEPSSIADKASSTSSPDFESSIKGNSLRDDIGIDVRNEPSSIADKASSTSSPDFKSSIKGNSLRDDMGIDVRNEPSSIADKASSTSSPDFESSIKGNSLRDEDGIDVRNEPSSIADKASFSSSPDFESSTKGNSLRDDDGIDVRNEPSSIADKASSTSSPDFESSIKGNILRDDVGIDVRNEPSSIADKASSTSSPDFESSIKGNSLRDDDGIDVRNEPSSIADKASSTSSPDFESSIKGNILRDDVGIDVRNEPSSIADKASSSSSPGFESSTNENSLREPEVTDVSEIESFDDTDNELDFSFESRTKGKSFIEPEVTDVSETESFDDNDDDPDFSLESDCVSNSSDISDVIPLNENSAFSLKKQTSTGVKRRYNKQTTVYTSNQEVTTTTDGTSTKKAKITSNQEVTSTTDGALNKKAKITIQKSNNEKGRKWDKKEYCLFCEKSSTNIRKHYLKSHKTETEVQKIMRLPLRSKNRTAEITRLRNAGNYKHNVSVLKKESGELVVVARQSNDSKPEDYLPCDECLGFFLKEGLWRHKQVCKLRTGKQKSRRVQADAALLLPASNSIHAGLKEKVFGKMVRDEVTIAARNDAIILKVGEKLYQKHGHLTHLYSHISQKMRELGRFLICAKTQDLSINCLNDIIDPEKFPLAVKSTKVLCEFNEVTNTYKNPSLALKLGHLLKKCAKVAKSEALINGDVEGGSRADNFLTLCENEWTDEISSSALQTLTRNKMNKGYLLPLSEDIIRLNKFLDQKTESLLETLHNRFDRAEWELLNQMTLAQLVLFNRRRGGETQRLLVGAYCLRTQNKDCPQEVMEALSATERILLDTLSRVEIRGKRGRTVPVLLTQKAKRCIELLLRWRDTAGVAKENKYVFPRPNYGSLEALRSADVLRTFSKAAGLTNPEMITSTRLRKHVATVAQVLSLNKNDLEIMATFMGHDITVHRSFYRLPQETLQVAKMGRLLTALNNGSIGQYSGKSLEEIPLDETAELSSEEEMDENDNQEDQEDEVQGIQNPESSDMDNLTVAKPSATVTSSRQPSTTVTSSRQPKCVQKLSEEQSQLLKSLFKTNIALRKELRCEDCEKVIKKYEVLSRLSWKKIKNTIHNWITSEKKKTKKLI